The window AGTTTCAGAGATAGGGAAACTATAGAAGAGCAGGAAATCCGTCTTTTACTGCCTGGGTAAGATTATTCCTTATATAAAGTAAAGCGTTTTATAATTCCTGAGCAGGCAAGTATTCAGGTAAGTTCAGGAAATATAATTACATATTTATCGGGGTCTCTAAATAAATTATCCTCTTTCTATAATAGTTTTCCTCAGCTATGATGGAAGTTACGAAAGGGATGAGGTAAATGAAGAATTGACAAAAAAAGGGAGATGCAGGATTTGGTAATAGAAATATTTTTCCCCAGGGAGGATAACTAATGCTGAATATTGTAAATCAAAAAACGGGCTGGATAGAAGTTATTTGTGGAAGTATGTTCAGTGGTAAAACAGAAGAATTGATTCGGAGAATTAGGCGTGCGGAATATGCCAAACAAAAGGTTTTAGTTTTTAAACCGGTGATAGATAATCGTTACGATGCTAATAATATTGTATCTCATTCCCAAATGCAGGCACCTTCCATTCCTATTACTACTCCCGGAGAAATATACAGTTATCTGGATGGGGAAGTGAAAATTATTGCTATAGACGAAGCGCAGTTTTTTGATTCCTCCATAGTGGGTATCAGTAATGATTTGGCAGACCAGGGTTACCGAGTTATCATAGCGGGTTTGGATCAGGATTATAAAGGTGAGCCCTTTGGCAGTATGCCTCAGCTGATGGCGATTGCGGAATATGTTACCAAGAATTTGGCGATTTGTATGGTCTGCGGTAATCCTGCCAATAGAACTCAACGCACGGTGCATAAAGATGAACAAATTTTAGTCGGCTCTACGGAAGCTTATGAAGCAAGATGCAGAAATTGCCATGAGGTTTTAGATTGATATATCCTACCAGTTTCACGGGTTCCATATTATTCTTTGCTGTGCGGCTAATTCAGATTTACAATATTCTGATTATTGCAAGGGTCTTGGCTTCCTGGGTAATTCGGAATCCTTATAACAGGTTATATCATTTTTTACTAACTATCACTGAACCGGTGTTAGGTCCTTTGCGTCGTATTTTACCCCCAATGATGGGGTTGGATTTTTCCCCGATTATAGCTTTTTTTCTACTTGATTTATTATCTCGTCTTTTAATTTCGTTAATATAAGGTGGAGGAATTAATGGCACTTTTCCCTTTGGACATAAAACATCAGGAGTTTTCAACTGTAATGTTCGGTTACAGCAAAAAAGAAGTGCGTGCTTTTTTAGACCAGGTTGCTTCCGAGGTTGAGGCATTTCAGAAACAGCTGGAAAAGGAAATAGCCCGTCAGGAACAAAAACAGACCGAAGTGAAACAAGAAGCAATGCAAGCCGGAAATGCAGTAGAAGAATTAAAAAGGCGGGAAGAACTTATCAGCCGCACTCTTGTTTTTGCTGAAAAAACGAAGGCAGATATAATTGCCAACGCTCGCAAAGAAGCTGAAAACATTATTAAAGAGGCAGACCTGAAAGCAAAAAGAGCTATCCAGGAAGCGAAGCAATACTTAAGTGTTTTGGAACACCAATATTTGCAGCTTAAGGAACAAAAACGCCAGTTCCTGATCCAGTTTAAGGTGGAACTGCAAAGTTTTCAGGATAGGATTAATAAAGACCCGCTTTTAAGCAAAGACAGCGAATTAAGGTTGGATAGCGAATTCCATCAGATAAAAGAAGAAATCATTCCTCCCGCGGATAATACAGAAACCCGAAATACAAAGGGCTAACAGATGAATAGTTATATAGAAACAGCTGTCTGGTTGAAAAGCAAACTTCCCCGCAAGCCACAAATTGCAATTATTCTGGGAACGGGATTAAACAATATGGCAGAATCATTTCCGTTGCTGTATTCTATACCCTATAACCAGATTCCGGGTTTTGTTAAAAGCACTGCTCCCACTCATAAAGGAAACTTGCTATTATGTGAAGTTGGGGGAATTCCGGTTCTTTTTTTGCAGGGGCGTTTTCATTATTATGAGGGTTATGCAATGGCGGAAGTTGTTTTTCCGGTAAGGGTTTTAGCGTCTTTGGGAATAAAAGTTTTACTGGTTACCAATGCTTCCGGTAGTTTACGAAAGGACTATTCGCCGGGAACAATTGTGCAGCTGCAGGATCATATTAACTTTATGGGCACTAATCCCTTAATAGGTATAAATGATGATATCGGGGAAAGGTTTCCTTCGTTAAATCAACCCTACGATCCTGAATTATGTTCAATGGCAGATAAAGTGGCTTTAGAACTGGAAATTGAAACAGCTAAAGGGGTCTATATAGCGGTAACGGGACCTTCTATGGAAACGAAAGCTGAATGTTCTACTTTTGCTTTATGGGGAGCGGATATTGTAGGGATGTCCACAGTGCCGGAAGTTATTACTGCCATTCATTGCGGGTTAAGAGTTCTTGCCTATTCAATAGTTACGAACTACAGTAATCTTTTTCATAATTTAGCTCATAGTCAGGAAGAGATTCAAGCGGTAGCATCCGTAGCCGGGGAAAAACTACAAAAGATAATAGCAGAACTGATTCCACGCCTGGCAAGGACTTTTTCATTGACACCATAATTGGTATTATAATGTTTGAATAAGTTTATTTTTTAAAAGCGTAACTCCGAAGGAGAACAAAATGGCAACAAAGAAGTTAGCGCCTGAAAAACTGAAATATTACGAGGAAGTAATCAGGTCTGAATTACGGGAAAGCATTGCTTATATTGAAAGTATCAACAAAGAGCAAAGCTTGGGTGCCCGGGAAAGCAGTGGCGATTTATCCAGCTATGCATATCATCAAGCAGATCAGGGTTCGGATACAAACCTTATGGAACAAACGGTTATGATGTTGGAAGGCGAACGAGAAAAAATCCGTCATCTCAATGAAGCATTACGAAGAATTGAAGATGGAACTTACGGTATTTGTGAATTTTGCGGTGAATTTATTCAGGAATCCCGTTTGGAAGTTATTCCTTATGCTACTTGTTGTGTTGCCTGCAAAGAAAAAAATGAAGATAAAAAAAGGCGGCAACGACGGTGAAATCATCTGGCACTAAATTCAGGACGGCTCCGGCATATTTTATTATGCTGCTGGTTTTAGTTTTAGACCAGTTAACCAAAACCTTGGTGCGGGTGAATATGGAAATGCAGGAATGCATTCCTCTTTGGCAAAATTTATTCGGTGATACTTTTATTTTAATTAGAGTGCAAAATACCGGTGCTGCTTTTTCTTTTGGTATTGGCAGCGATTTGGTTAATCGGATATTTTTCATTGGAGTTACATTGCTGGTAGTAGCCATCATTATCTTTTTATTATATTATGCGCAGCACAAGATTCAGGTTTTCGCTTATGGTTTGATCTTAGGTGGAGCGTTTGGCAATTTGATAGATCGGGTTATATTTGGGCCTGTAACGGATTTCTTTTCTATGGATTTTCCCGATTTTATAATGGAAAGGTTTCCCGTGTTTAACATAGCTGACAGTTCAATTTTTATCGGAGTGGTTTTGCTGATCATTGATATGATTTTTATTAAAGATAAGCAAAATACGGCTCTTGATACAGAAAAAAATATAGAAATCAGTGAGACAAATAAGGAGCTATAAATGAAGAATTATCTTCTCACTTTTTTGGCAATTTTCCTGGTAGCAGGAATATCTGCACAGACAGTTCTAACCTGTCACGACATTCAATATACTACCGATCTAACAGGTAATTCACCTTACTATTCTCAAACAGTAACTGTTCAGGGTATAGTTACTTACATCATTCCCAATTCTGCTTTTTATATTGCAGACCCGGCAGGAGGTGAATGGAGCGGACTTTATGTTTTTCATAGAAACACCAGCAATGCTGTCAGCATAGGAGATCTGGTAAAGCTTACCGGAACGGTTGATGAATATTATAACTTAACCGAATTTACCAATGTAAGCGCTTACGAAATTATTTCCCAGGGAAATGCTTTGCCGCCTTTTTTGGAAATACCTACTTCCGCTATGCCTTCCGGAACGAATCATCCGGAAAATGAAAAGTATGAAGGTGTGCTGGTCAGATTTCAGGATGTAACAATTAAATCCGTTCCGGATGGTTATGGTCAGTTTCTGATAACTGATAGCAGTAATGTTTGGGCAATGGTAGATAATGGATTATATGCTATTCCGGCAAGTTCTATAGTAGTAGGTGAGCATTGGTATATTATTCAAGGAATTGTAGATTTTCATAGCAGTGCTGGTTTTAAAGTAAATCCCCGTAATGCCAATGATATGATTAAGCAGGATACCATAGAGAATTCCATAATAAAAATCGTTAAAACCGATCCTACAACTGATCCAGCTCTGAATACCGATATCTCTATGAGTTTACTTAGCACCAAAATTAAATCCGAATGGGGAGTGATGAGTTATTCTGTTACTTTCAAAGTTAATCCCGCGGTGCTTATTTTTTCGGGATTGGATATTGATAGCACTTTAACTCATGAAATGCCTGATTTTCATATCAGTGCCGGTGGAGATACTATTAGTTGGACTTATGTTTCTCAGGATGGAATAATATCTCCAACCAATGATGCCCTGTTAATTAAAATTCTGGTGAGACCTTTAGCTTATGGAGAACACACCATTGACATTATCTCTTTCAAATATAATGATACGGAAGTTAATAACCTGATTGACGGTTCGGTTATCAGCAAGATTCAGAAAAAAATTGCCTACCTGAATATTGGCAAACAGGGAGATAAGAAAAATATCTTTAATCCGGAGAGGGGAGAGGAAATTATAATCAGCTACGGAACCAAAACCGGCTATCTTTCCAAGGCAGTAGTAAGAATTTATGATGCACAAGGTCGGTTAGTTTACACTCCTGTGCATAAAAATATAACTTCTGCCACGGGAATTGAAGAATATAAATGGAATGGACGGGACTCTAATATGAAATTATTGCCTCCTGGTTTATATTACTGTCATCTGGAGGTTACCGATCGCAGTAACAGCGATAAAGATAATACCGTTCAACCCATTGTTATTAAAAGCGCTTTGAAGTGAGGTTTATAATGAAAAAGTTACTGTTTATCTGTCTGATACTAATCCCATCCGCATTACTTTTAGCTGTGTTTGATGATTATCAACCATCTGCCATAGCCAGAGGTATGGGGGGTGCTTATACTTCCGTAGCCAAAGATGTAAATGCAATATTTTACAATCCTGCCGGGCTTACCAATACTTCTTTCAGTGCCAAACTTGGTTTTTCGCAGCTTTACAATCAGGATTTCAGTGAATTGAAAACTGTGGCTGTGGGCTACAATTTACCTAAAAATTTGGGGACTATAGCATTGGGAACAAGAGTGATGGATGTAGATTTTGAAGATGTTAATCTGATGAGTGAGCAGGTTTATAGCTTAGCGCACGGTTTCTATTTATTGCAGGATATTCATTCCCAAATTTCTTTCGGTTATACCGGCAATTTTTATCGCTTAAGTATGGATGGCGAAGATGACGATACTGCTTTGGGTATTGATTTGGGTGCCTTGGCAGTTTTACACAACAGAACTAATCTTGCTTTTGCCGTTACCAATATCAATAAAGCCAAAATGGGGGATGAAAATCAAATAGACCTGCCCAGTAAAATGGCTTTGGGAATCTCCTATATTCCGTATGATAAAGTAACTACTTCCATAGAAGTGAAAAAGGACTTTGCCAAAGAAACTGAATTTATGGGGGGAGTGGAAGCACATTTATTGGAACCCTTGGCGATTCGTTTCGGCGTTCATCAAAATCCTGCTACCTATAGTGCCGGCTTAAGTATCTATATCCAGGATTTGGAAATGGATTATTCCTTTACCTATCATAGTGTTCTACCGGCAACACACTATTTTTCTTTGGGTTATAATTTCAATTGAGGGTTAGTATGAAAGCAAAAAAGTTTATTCCAACCGTTATTCCTATCGTCTTTGAATTGCTCCATGTCTTTAAGCGAAATTCCAAACACGACCAGGATATCAGAAAAAAAGATCGGACTGCAGAAAAAATTGGTTCCCTGGAGCATTTAATGGTTCGTCTGGAAAAGAAAGTGCAGCAAAACAGGGATTATTACCAAAAGAGCATCAAGGGAGTAAGAATCTGGCTGGCAATCAATTCCGCATTACTTATAGCTATTCTGGTAAAACTATTTATCGGATGAAGGAAAATCATTAGGACAGCAGGGCAAAACTTGCAGATTGAAAATAACTGAGAGGGTTATCAGGATTAAGATAACTTAGTTTTAAGAGAAGAGTAACTAATTGACCCGCTTTTACTAGGAAACCAGATATAATATAGTTCTCCTATAGATAATGCATAAATATTTTCCTGCCTTAGGGTAGATTCCAGCCATAAAAGTAGTTCGAAGCTGTCTAAACTATGGAACTACCTCCAAAAAAAGGATACAATGTTAGCTGAGAAAAGGAATTGGTGAAAAATGACTTTTCTTTATCTGTTATTTCTCTGTTGTCCGTTCTAATTTAAGTGTCCAAAATTAAAAATTTATTCTATTTTGCAATAACTTAGCTTGGAATTTGCGAAACTTTTACCCCTTTCTGTAGCGAGCATTATTCCCTGCCAAGTTGAATCTTTTAGGCAGCATTAGCATTTCTTTAACGACTCCTTAACGAAGTTAAAGCATCGTTAAAGCATCGTTTAAGAGTCGTTTAAAAGCTGACCAGGCAACAAGTAGTTACCTAAAGCCCGTAAAGTAATTTTATCCAGCAAGATAATATCAGGAGCAATGCTTCTTTTTGTAATTTCATTCAGCAATGCTGCAAGAAATGATTGACAGAATAGGGCATAAAAATATTTGGTGTTTTATGTGCGCCCTTAGCTCAATTGGATAGAGCATCTGACTACGGATCAGAAGGTTGGGGGTTCGACTCCCTTAGGGCGTGCCATTTTTTTCTTGCCAGCACTTGCTGGCTTTTTTTTGTGGAATAATTATGGCTATGAGACGGAGAATAAAGAACAGATGGAATAATATTATCCTGATTTTCAGGATGATGTTGCGTTACTGGCATTATATGCTTGCCGGTTTTATATGTATGTTGCTTTTTGCTCTATTTAACGGGGTAAGCGTAACTTTAGTAATTCCCCTGTTTGATTATGTATTTAAGCCGAATAAAGTAAATCTGTTATACACTGATTTCAGCAGTTTCCTGGTGGCTTTAGGGGAGATGCTGAAACAGCATATTAGCTCTTCCGGTGGTTTTTTCCCGGCAATTCAAAATTACGGTGCCTTATGGGAAGATGCCAAAGTGCTGATGTTGCAAACGGATTCGCTATCTATACTATATTTATTGTGTATAGCTATTTTTGCAGTTATTCTCTTGAAAAATGTCTTTTTCCTTGTCCATAAGATCTTATTCAATTCTTTACGGGGCAGAACTATTCGCGATATACGCAATTATATGTTTTCCCGCTATTTAAATCAGTCCCTATCATTTTTTAATCATCATCGTGTTGGCGATGCTATCGTTCGGATGGTTGGTGATGTAGAAATCGTTAGTGAACAGCTAATCAATTCCTTTGTGAATGTAATTCGGGAAGTGATAACGGTGATTGTTTTTGCCCGCATTGCATATTTATTAAATCCTGTTTTACTATTATACAGCATTGTTATTTTGCCGGTGTTTTCGTTAGCGATAGGTCTTTTAGGCAAAAAAATAAAGAAATATTCCAAACGCATTCAGGAACAGCTCTCCAATCTTTTTTCCAATGTGGAGGAAGTGCTTAACAGTATGAAAATTGTGCAGGCATTTCGGCGCGAGAAATATGAACGAAAGAATTTTGAAACTATTAATCAGAAACATTATCGGATGTGGTTTAAGGCACAATATTACGGAACACTGAATACTCCTATATCGGAATTGAATACTGCAATTACCGGAATAATAGTAATCGTCATTGGTGGTAATATGATCCTTACTCCGGGCAGCGGTTTTTCCTTAGGTGATTTTACCGCTTTCCTTTTTGCTTTGTTCTCTATGCTGCATCCGCTAAAAGTGATTACTCAGGTCTATACTGATATCCGTAAAGCTCTGGTTTCACTGGATAGAATTGGTTTGGTTATGAACCAGGAATCCCGCATTCAAGATAAACCCGATGCTATAGCTAAAGAAACATTTGATAGCGAAATAACCTTTGAAAATGTAACTTTCGGCTATAGAGAAAATAAACCGGTGCTCAAGAATTTTAATTTAACTATACCTAAAAGAAGTAAAGTTGCCTTTGTCGGCTCCAGCGGAAGTGGAAAAACAACAATCGCTAATTTGATGATTCGCCTGTATGATGTTTCTGCCGGTGCTATAAAAATTGACGGGATAGATATTAGAGATATTAAATTGGATAACTTACGCAAATTCTTCGGTATCGTAACTCAAGAATCCATTCTCTTCTCCAAATCCATCAAAGAAAATATTGCCTACGGCAGCCAGGAAGAAATTAGCGATGAACAAATCATCCAAGCTGCCCAAATTGCCAATGCGGATGAATTTATCAATGAACTACCCAATAAGTATAACGAAGTCCTTGGCAGTAAAGGTTCGGATTTATCAGGAGGACAAAAACAACGACTTTGCATTGCACGAGCTATTGCCGGAGACCCTCCAATTTTAATTTTTGACGAGGCAACTTCTGCTCTGGATACGGAATCGGAACAAAAAGTGCAGCAGGCAATTGATAAGGCAACCCAAAACAGAACTGTTATCTTGATCGCTCATCGGCTTTCTACAATTTTAAAAGCAGATAAGATAGTAGTTTTGGAAAAAGGGAAAATTGTGGGTATGGGAACACACCAGGAATTGATTCAAAACTGTCCCCGCTATCAACATCTTTATAATCTGCAGCAGGGTAAATAAGTTAACAGTGCATAGCAGAGAGGAAAAAA is drawn from Candidatus Cloacimonas sp. and contains these coding sequences:
- a CDS encoding TraR/DksA C4-type zinc finger protein; translation: MATKKLAPEKLKYYEEVIRSELRESIAYIESINKEQSLGARESSGDLSSYAYHQADQGSDTNLMEQTVMMLEGEREKIRHLNEALRRIEDGTYGICEFCGEFIQESRLEVIPYATCCVACKEKNEDKKRRQRR
- a CDS encoding FlgD immunoglobulin-like domain containing protein, which encodes MKNYLLTFLAIFLVAGISAQTVLTCHDIQYTTDLTGNSPYYSQTVTVQGIVTYIIPNSAFYIADPAGGEWSGLYVFHRNTSNAVSIGDLVKLTGTVDEYYNLTEFTNVSAYEIISQGNALPPFLEIPTSAMPSGTNHPENEKYEGVLVRFQDVTIKSVPDGYGQFLITDSSNVWAMVDNGLYAIPASSIVVGEHWYIIQGIVDFHSSAGFKVNPRNANDMIKQDTIENSIIKIVKTDPTTDPALNTDISMSLLSTKIKSEWGVMSYSVTFKVNPAVLIFSGLDIDSTLTHEMPDFHISAGGDTISWTYVSQDGIISPTNDALLIKILVRPLAYGEHTIDIISFKYNDTEVNNLIDGSVISKIQKKIAYLNIGKQGDKKNIFNPERGEEIIISYGTKTGYLSKAVVRIYDAQGRLVYTPVHKNITSATGIEEYKWNGRDSNMKLLPPGLYYCHLEVTDRSNSDKDNTVQPIVIKSALK
- a CDS encoding DivIVA domain-containing protein, whose amino-acid sequence is MALFPLDIKHQEFSTVMFGYSKKEVRAFLDQVASEVEAFQKQLEKEIARQEQKQTEVKQEAMQAGNAVEELKRREELISRTLVFAEKTKADIIANARKEAENIIKEADLKAKRAIQEAKQYLSVLEHQYLQLKEQKRQFLIQFKVELQSFQDRINKDPLLSKDSELRLDSEFHQIKEEIIPPADNTETRNTKG
- a CDS encoding YggT family protein — translated: MIYPTSFTGSILFFAVRLIQIYNILIIARVLASWVIRNPYNRLYHFLLTITEPVLGPLRRILPPMMGLDFSPIIAFFLLDLLSRLLISLI
- a CDS encoding ABC transporter ATP-binding protein, producing the protein MAMRRRIKNRWNNIILIFRMMLRYWHYMLAGFICMLLFALFNGVSVTLVIPLFDYVFKPNKVNLLYTDFSSFLVALGEMLKQHISSSGGFFPAIQNYGALWEDAKVLMLQTDSLSILYLLCIAIFAVILLKNVFFLVHKILFNSLRGRTIRDIRNYMFSRYLNQSLSFFNHHRVGDAIVRMVGDVEIVSEQLINSFVNVIREVITVIVFARIAYLLNPVLLLYSIVILPVFSLAIGLLGKKIKKYSKRIQEQLSNLFSNVEEVLNSMKIVQAFRREKYERKNFETINQKHYRMWFKAQYYGTLNTPISELNTAITGIIVIVIGGNMILTPGSGFSLGDFTAFLFALFSMLHPLKVITQVYTDIRKALVSLDRIGLVMNQESRIQDKPDAIAKETFDSEITFENVTFGYRENKPVLKNFNLTIPKRSKVAFVGSSGSGKTTIANLMIRLYDVSAGAIKIDGIDIRDIKLDNLRKFFGIVTQESILFSKSIKENIAYGSQEEISDEQIIQAAQIANADEFINELPNKYNEVLGSKGSDLSGGQKQRLCIARAIAGDPPILIFDEATSALDTESEQKVQQAIDKATQNRTVILIAHRLSTILKADKIVVLEKGKIVGMGTHQELIQNCPRYQHLYNLQQGK
- a CDS encoding purine-nucleoside phosphorylase; translation: MNSYIETAVWLKSKLPRKPQIAIILGTGLNNMAESFPLLYSIPYNQIPGFVKSTAPTHKGNLLLCEVGGIPVLFLQGRFHYYEGYAMAEVVFPVRVLASLGIKVLLVTNASGSLRKDYSPGTIVQLQDHINFMGTNPLIGINDDIGERFPSLNQPYDPELCSMADKVALELEIETAKGVYIAVTGPSMETKAECSTFALWGADIVGMSTVPEVITAIHCGLRVLAYSIVTNYSNLFHNLAHSQEEIQAVASVAGEKLQKIIAELIPRLARTFSLTP
- the lspA gene encoding signal peptidase II; the protein is MKSSGTKFRTAPAYFIMLLVLVLDQLTKTLVRVNMEMQECIPLWQNLFGDTFILIRVQNTGAAFSFGIGSDLVNRIFFIGVTLLVVAIIIFLLYYAQHKIQVFAYGLILGGAFGNLIDRVIFGPVTDFFSMDFPDFIMERFPVFNIADSSIFIGVVLLIIDMIFIKDKQNTALDTEKNIEISETNKEL
- a CDS encoding thymidine kinase; this translates as MLNIVNQKTGWIEVICGSMFSGKTEELIRRIRRAEYAKQKVLVFKPVIDNRYDANNIVSHSQMQAPSIPITTPGEIYSYLDGEVKIIAIDEAQFFDSSIVGISNDLADQGYRVIIAGLDQDYKGEPFGSMPQLMAIAEYVTKNLAICMVCGNPANRTQRTVHKDEQILVGSTEAYEARCRNCHEVLD